The Paraburkholderia hospita region GCGCCAGCGGCCCGCAACACGCGATCAAGAGGACTGCGCGTATCGTCCGCATACGATGGCAGGATCAGCCGCTCGCCGCGCAGATCGCCCGCTTCGATCCGGTCTCGCGCAGTCAACGGATGCTGCGCGGGCAGCGCGCATAGCGCCGGCAGCCGATACAACTCGGCACTCGTCACACCGAACGCGTCCGGTGTAGCCGTCGCAAAGCCGACATCACAGTACGCCGACGACACCCAACGCTGGATCGTCCCTTCGCTTCTCATCTCCAGCGACACGATCACCCGCGGGTAAGCCGCAAGAAACTGCTCGATCACCGCAGGCAGAAAGGACAGCGCAAGCACGGGCGCGGCGACGATACGCAGACGTCCACTGCCCAACTGGCGAATTTCGCGTGCTGAGTTCTCCAGCTTTTCCAGTCCGACGAAGCTGCGCTCGACTTCGCGATAGAACGCACTGCCCGCATCCGTTGCGTGGATGCGCCCGCCGTTGCGCACGAACAGCGTGAGCCCCGTCGCCGTCTCCAGCTCCGCAATCAGCCGGCTGATACTCGGTTGCGACGTGCCAAGCTCTTCGGCTGCCGCCGTCATCGAGCCGCGCAGCATGACCAGCCGGAATGCCTCGATTTGCCTCTGATTCATCGCCTCTCCCGTCCGCTCGCCGTGAACAGAGACCTTAGCTTGCCATATCAGAAATGAATAGAAGCCCTTTTTGTCGCTATTTGACCGGATAAACCGCACGAACCTAGACTGGCCTCACTACGCAGAACCCGTCACGCTCATGCGCCCTGATTCCCTGCTTTTCCATGAAGCCTTTCGATGCGACCCGTACTGGTGGGACGCTGCGCCGCCCGAAACCGCGCGGACGCCGCTGCCATGCCAGGTGGACATTGCGATTATCGGCAGCGGTTATTGCGGGCTGTCGGCGGCTGCGGAAGCGGCGAGCCACGGCGCGCGCGTGGCCGTCCTCGATGCGGGTGAGATCGGCGCGGGCGGCAGCACGCGCAGCGGCGGAATGGTGTCGAGCGGCCAGAAGCTCGCGTTGACGAACGCGATCGCGGGCGTCTCCGCCGAGCGGCTCGTGCGGCTGATGCGCGAATCGATGGCAAGTTTCGATTACTTGAAGCGCCTCGTCGCCGACGAATCGCTCGATGCGGATCTGACGATCACCGGCCGCTTTTTCGGCGCTTACACGCCCGGTCATTTCGATCAGTTGCGTCGCCAGGGTGAGTTACTGCGGGACAAAACGGGCGTCACCGTGCATGTGATCGAGCGCGACGCGCAGCGCGCGATGATCGGCTCGGACTATTACTACGGCGGCATCCTCGTCGATGAATACGGCGGGCTGCATACGGCCAAGTATCACCGTGGACTGCGCGAGCTTGCCAGGCGGCGCGGCGTCACACTGCATTCGCATGCACAAGCGGAACGTATCGAGCGGATCGCGAGCAACGCGCCCGACGGCGTGCGCTTTCGCGTACACACGGCGCGAGGCTCGCTCGACGCACGCCATGTACTTGTCGCGACCAACGGCTATACGGGCCCGTTGCTGCCGTTCTTCGCGCGCCGCGTGCTGCCCGTCGCGAGCTATCAGATCGCGACGGAACCCCTGCCCGACGGATTGATGCACGCGC contains the following coding sequences:
- a CDS encoding NAD(P)/FAD-dependent oxidoreductase; the protein is MRPDSLLFHEAFRCDPYWWDAAPPETARTPLPCQVDIAIIGSGYCGLSAAAEAASHGARVAVLDAGEIGAGGSTRSGGMVSSGQKLALTNAIAGVSAERLVRLMRESMASFDYLKRLVADESLDADLTITGRFFGAYTPGHFDQLRRQGELLRDKTGVTVHVIERDAQRAMIGSDYYYGGILVDEYGGLHTAKYHRGLRELARRRGVTLHSHAQAERIERIASNAPDGVRFRVHTARGSLDARHVLVATNGYTGPLLPFFARRVLPVASYQIATEPLPDGLMHALNPGARMISDSKRNLFYTRPSPDGTRMLFGSRPAISELSEREAARLLYGKMLQLWPALRDVRITHAWKGYVAMTRDKLAHIGVHDGIHYALGCNGNGVALMSYLGHRVARHMLRVDRDAGAFSEGEFPLSGAGIASQIAVPLGTALYQLDDLWRGRVRVALS
- a CDS encoding LysR substrate-binding domain-containing protein, whose product is MNQRQIEAFRLVMLRGSMTAAAEELGTSQPSISRLIAELETATGLTLFVRNGGRIHATDAGSAFYREVERSFVGLEKLENSAREIRQLGSGRLRIVAAPVLALSFLPAVIEQFLAAYPRVIVSLEMRSEGTIQRWVSSAYCDVGFATATPDAFGVTSAELYRLPALCALPAQHPLTARDRIEAGDLRGERLILPSYADDTRSPLDRVLRAAGAGQVPAIETPYGATICALVSRGLGIGIVNPLAAIDTNPKRIVFRPFVPQIMFRGFTLCPQLQQPNPVVQIFLDLVRTMMAGELDGSSGDWHASSPSSRGRKASPLASVETKAR